In the Theobroma cacao cultivar B97-61/B2 chromosome 1, Criollo_cocoa_genome_V2, whole genome shotgun sequence genome, one interval contains:
- the LOC18613443 gene encoding ankyrin-3: MDRLVKADVKEVELVFKRGQKSTATFRLTNLMHTMSVAVSLTTKHPSFFSFNKPFSIIPPLSSSSYTLLLSPPSDQPPLINPPDAITVKTIMLPLGKAHHDDLSRLFSKPGPHLFKDATLPISFVGPHVIEHLVSSHTQIAEIDLFLNKAVSGCPVNQLTGLLKSAVVSGKARLVGTLIDHGGDINDKDSKGRSLISLAVQAGHLEVLNVLISSGCEIDNSVDHVLHHAAAINRVDLMGVLFRACKNVDLNSVDFCDRTPIHIAASYGYSEVIRFCLSVGGHPEVLDVNRCTPLHLAAQEGHLGAAECLLEASSFVKYALNKQGKTAFALAVENGHSNLFDLLQLGDALNRAARIDNVNGIKSCLSEGGNVNGKDQNGWTPLHRAAFKGRIESVKVLLNHGAKVNLVDDNGYTPLHCAVEAGHAQVALLLIAHGAKANVKSLKGVVPLKSDCFKNPPPLVQPLCCEKERA, translated from the coding sequence ATGGACAGGTTAGTGAAAGCGGATGTGAAAGAAGTAGAATTAGTCTTCAAGAGAGGTCAAAAGAGCACCGCAACTTTCCGTTTAACAAATCTCATGCATACAATGTCCGTGGCGGTTTCTTTAACCACCAAACACCcatccttcttctcttttaacAAGCCTTTTTCCATCATCCCTCCCCTCTCATCTTCATCCTACACTCTCCTTCTCTCCCCGCCGTCTGATCAACCCCCTCTGATCAATCCTCCCGATGCCATCACCGTCAAAACCATCATGCTCCCTCTGGGCAAGGCCCATCATGATGATCTCAGCCGCCTGTTCTCCAAGCCTGGACCCCACTTATTCAAGGACGCTACTTTACCGATCTCCTTTGTGGGTCCCCATGTGATTGAACATCTCGTTTCTAGCCATACCCAGATTGCCGAAATTGATCTCTTTTTAAACAAAGCAGTTTCTGGGTGTCCTGTGAATCAGCTCACAGGCTTACTCAAATCTGCTGTCGTTTCAGGGAAAGCCAGGTTGGTTGGTACCCTGATTGATCATGGTGGAGATATTAATGATAAAGATTCTAAGGGAAGGTCCTTGATCTCCCTTGCTGTCCAAGCTGGACATCTTGAAGTTCTCAATGTCTTGATTTCTTCTGGTTGTGAAATTGACAATTCAGTTGATCATGTTTTGCACCATGCAGCAGCAATCAATAGAGTAGACTTGATGGGGGTCTTATTTCGAGCTTGTAAAAATGTGGACTTGAATTCTGTTGACTTTTGTGATAGAACTCCAATTCACATAGCGGCAAGTTACGGTTATTCTGAAGTGATTCGGTTTTGTTTATCAGTTGGAGGGCACCCTGAAGTTTTAGATGTTAATAGATGTACTCCACTTCATTTGGCTGCCCAGGAAGGTCATTTAGGAGCTGCGGAATGCTTGTTAGAGGCTTCAAGTTTTGTTAAGTACGCCTTGAACAAACAAGGGAAAACTGCTTTTGCACTTGCCGTTGAAAATGGGCAttcaaatttgtttgatttgttgcAGTTAGGTGATGCTTTGAACCGTGCTGCGAGGATTGATAATGTTAATGGGATAAAGAGTTGCCTTTCGGAAGGGGGAAATGTGAATGGGAAAGATCAGAATGGATGGACACCTTTGCATAGGGCTGCATTTAAAGGTCGAATCGAGAGTGTTAAGGTTTTGCTTAACCATGGCGCTAAGGTTAACCTTGTTGATGATAATGGGTACACACCGTTGCATTGTGCAGTGGAGGCAGGACATGCTCAAGTTGCTTTGTTGTTGATTGCTCATGGAGCTAAAGCTAATGTGAAGAGTCTCAAAGGTGTGGTTCCTTTGAAATCTGATTGTTTTAAGAATCCCCCTCCTCTGGTTCAGCCGTTGTGTTGTGAGAAGGAACGAGCTTGA
- the LOC108660437 gene encoding histone H2AX-like — protein MSSAAIPKGGRGKPKAKAVSKSSKAGLQFPVGRVARFLKKGRYAERVGSGSPVYLSAVLEYLAAEVLELAGNAARDNKKNRIVPRHIQLAVRNDEELSKLLGGVTIANGGVLPNIHQNLLPKKAGKGKGEVGSASQEF, from the exons ATGAGCTCTGCGGCAATACCAAAGGGAGGCCGAGGCAAGCCAAAGGCCAAAGCCGTCTCCAAGTCTAGCAAAGCGGGTCTCCAGTTCCCTGTAGGCCGTGTCGCTCGATTCCTCAAGAAAGGACGATATGCCGAGCGTGTTGGATCTGGCTCTCCCGTCTATCTTTCCGCTGTCCTTGAGTATCTCGCCGCTGAG GTTTTGGAGTTGGCTGGGAACGCTGCGAGGGACAACAAGAAGAACAGAATTGTTCCAAGGCATATTCAGTTGGCTGTGAGAAACGATGAAGAATTGAGCAAGCTGTTGGGAGGTGTGACGATAGCGAATGGAGGGGTTTTGCCCAATATTCATCAGAATCTGCTGCCTAAGAAGGCTGGGAAAGGAAAGGGCGAGGTCGGCTCCGCTTCTCAGGAATTCTAG
- the LOC18613444 gene encoding SOSS complex subunit B homolog, which yields MMWLRDIVPAAQNNINTHFILLDKGKITRDGQNKMCLALAGDKTAAVHLQLWGEECDAFEAGDIIRMENGIFSYNRNNLVLRAGKRGKVEKVGEFTMEFVETPNMSEIKWVPDPNNFNKYVQHSVISPHSRIFPPIP from the coding sequence ATGATGTGGCTGAGAGACATTGTGCCAGCTGCACAAAACAACATAAACACGCACTTCATATTGTTGGACAAGGGCAAGATAACCAGGGATGGTCAAAATAAGATGTGCTTGGCGCTTGCGGGGGACAAGACGGCGGCTGTTCACTTGCAGCTGTGGGGTGAGGAGTGTGATGCATTTGAGGCAGGTGACATTATTAGAATGGAGAACGGCATTTTTTCCTACAACAGGAACAATCTGGTGCTGAGGGCAGGCAAGAGAGGGAAGGTAGAGAAGGTGGGAGAATTCACCATGGAATTTGTGGAGACACCAAATATGAGCGAAATCAAATGGGTTCCTGACCCTAATAATTTCAATAAGTATGTGCAACACTCTGTTATTTCCCCTCATTCACGCATTTTCCCCCCAATTCCCTAG
- the LOC18613446 gene encoding serine/threonine-protein phosphatase BSL1 produces the protein MGSKPWLYPAPTYRTLETYWDSDEDAPGPRCGHTLTAVAATKTHGPRLILFGGATAIEGGASSSAPGIRLAGVTNSVHSYDVLTRKWTRIRPAGEPPSPRAAHAAAAVGTMVVFQGGIGPAGHSTDDLYVLDLTNDKFKWHRVVVQGQGPGPRYGHVMDLVAQRYLVTVSGNDGKRVLSDAWAFDTAQKPYVWQRLSPEGDRPSARMYATASARSDGMFLLCGGRDSSGAPLADAYGLLMHRNGQWEWTLAPGVSPSPRYQQAAVFVGARLHVTGGTLRGGRAIEGEAAVAVLDTAAGVWLDRNGLVTSSRNTKGHAEYDPSLELMRRCRHASASVGVRIYIYGGLRGDMLLDDFLVAENSPFQSDMSSPILTSERTSNLSSPRFNQPNLSSFGTTPTSDDGPEFPSSGGMSMDKNSMEKLREASAAEAEAANAVWQAAQAASAVPAEETSLSDDNSPAAETASDASDNEADVRLHPRAVVVAKEAVGNLGGMVRQLSLDQFENESRRMIPSNNDLSYPTKKFSRQKSPQGLHKKVISTLLRPRNWKAPVNRRFFLDSYEVGELCYAAEQIFMQEPTVLQLKAPVKVFGDLHGQFGDLMRLFDEYGFPSTAGDITYIDYLFLGDYVDRGQHSLETITLLLALKIEYPENVHLIRGNHEAADINALFGFRIECIERMGENDGIWAWTRFNQLFNYLPLAALIEKKIICMHGGIGRSIHSVEQIEKLERPITMDAGSIILMDLLWSDPTENDSIEGLRPNARGPGLVTFGPDRVTDFCKKNKLQLIIRAHECVMDGFERFAQGQLITLFSATNYCGTANNAGAILVVGRGLVIVPKLIHPLPPPIQSPETSPERVADDTWMQELNIQRPPTPTRGRPQPDLDRSSLAYI, from the exons ATGGGTTCGAAGCCGTGGCTATACCCGGCTCCTACTTATCGGACTTTGGAGACTTATTGGGACTCCGATGAGGATGCCCCTGGTCCCCGATGTGGTCACACTCTTACTGCCGTCGCCGCCACTAAGACTCACGGTCCTAGACTTATTCTCTTCGGTGGTGCCACCGCCATCGAGGGTGGCGCTTCCTCTTCGGCTCCCGGAATCA GATTGGCGGGTGTTACCAATTCAGTTCATTCGTACGATGTTCTTACTAGGAAGTGGACTAG AATCAGACCAGCCGGTGAGCCGCCTTCTCCTAGGGCTGCACACGCGGCGGCTGCTGTTGGCACCATGGTTGTGTTTCAG GGTGGGATAGGTCCAGCTGGCCATTCAACTGATGATCTATACGTGCTTGATCTGACTAATGATAAGTTTAAGTGGCATAG AGTGGTTGTGCAAGGGCAAGGTCCTGGACCTCGCTATGGCCATGTTATGGATTTGGTTGCCCAGAGATATCTTGTAACTGTAAGCGGCAATGATG gaAAAAGAGTTCTTTCTGATGCCTGGGCTTTCGATACTGCTCAGAAACCATATGTATGGCAGAGGCTAAGCCCCGAAGGTGATCGGCCATCTGCAAGAAT GTATGCAACCGCTAGTGCCCGCTCAGATGGAATGTTTTTGCTTTGTGGTGGAAGAGACTCTTCTGGGGCG CCTCTAGCAGATGCATATGGGCTGCTTATGCATAGGAATGGCCAGTGGGAGTGGACTCTTGCACCTGGAGTTTCCCCTTCACCAAGGTATCAGCAGGCTGCG GTTTTTGTTGGTGCACGATTGCATGTTACTGGGGGTACTCTTAGAGGAGGACGGGCTATAGAAGGTGAAGCAGCTGTTGCAG TACTAGATACTGCTGCTGGAGTATGGTTGGACAGGAATGGGCTTGTGACTTCCTCTCGAAACACTAAGGGACATGCAGAATATGATCCTTCTTTGGAACTTATGCGTCGTTGTCGCCATGCATCTGCATCTGTTGGTGTTCGAATATATATTTATGGTGGTCTTAGAGGAG ATATGCTGTTAGATGATTTCCTAGTTGCAGAAAATTCACCATTCCAGTCCGACATGAGCTCTCCTATATTAACCTCAGAGAGAACCTCAAACTTGTCCAGCCCCAGATTTAATCAACCTAATTTAAGTTCATTTGGAACAACACCAACTTCAGATGATGGTCCAGAGTTCCCTTCATCTGGGGGCATGAG CATGGACAAAAACTCGATGGAGAAACTGAGGGAGGCTTCTGCTGCTGAAGCTGAGGCAGCAAATGCTGTCTGGCAAGCTGCACAGGCTGCATCTGCTGTTCCAGCGGAGGAAACATCTCTATCTGATGACAACTCACCTGCTGCTGAAACAGCTTCAGATGCTAGTGATAATGAGGCTGATGTTCGCCTTCATCCTAGAGCT GTTGTGGTTGCTAAAGAGGCTGTAGGGAACCTGGGTGGGATGGTTAGGCAGCTATCCTTGGATCAGTTTGAAAATGAGAGCAGACGGATGATCCCCTCTAATAATGACCTGTCCTATCCTACCAAAAAGTTTTCTAGACAGAAGTCTCCTCAAGGCTTGCATAAAAAG GTTATTTCTACATTGCTTAGGCCCCGAAACTGGAAAGCTCCTGTTAATAGGAGGTTTTTCTTGGATTCTTATGAAGTGGGTGAGCTCTGTTATGCTGCTGAACAGATTTTTATGCAAGAACCCACAGTCCTTCAGTTAAAAGCTCCTGTAAAAGTCTTTGGTGACCTTCACGGACAGTTTGGTGATTTAATGCGGCTTTTTGATGAATATGGGTTTCCTTCAACTGCAGGAGACATTAC gtaTATTGATTATCTGTTTCTAGGAGACTATGTTGATCGAGGACAGCACAGCTTGGAGACAATAACATTGCTTCTTGCTCTCAAG ATTGAATATCCTGAAAATGTTCACTTGATTCGTGGAAATCATGAGGCTGCTGACATAAATGCACTCTTTGGTTTTCGTATCGAATGCATCGAGAGAATG GGCGAGAATGATGGTATATGGGCTTGGACACGGTTCAATCAACTATTCAACTATCTTCCACTAGCTGCGcttattgaaaagaaaattatctgCATGCATGGTGGCATTGGAAGATCTATACATTCAGTGGAGCAGATAGAGAAACTTGAGCGGCCAATAACAATGGATGCAGGATCCATTATTTTAATGGACCTGTTATG GTCTGATCCAACAGAAAATGATAGCATCGAAGGTTTGAGACCAAATGCCAGAGGTCCTGGTCTTGTCACTTTTGGG CCTGATCGTGTGACGGACTTCTGTAAGAAAAACAAGCTACAGCTTATTATAAGGGCTCATGAATGTGTAATGGATGGGTTTGAACGATTTGCTCAGGGTCAATTGATTACACTTTTTTCTGCGACAAACTATTGTG GCACTGCAAACAATGCTGGAGCTATATTGGTAGTTGGTAGGGGACTGGTTATAGTCCCAAAGTTAATTCATCCCTTGCCACCCCCCATTCAGTCCCCAGAGACATCGCCAGAGCGTGTTGCAGATGACACATGGATGCAG GAGCTGAACATCCAAAGACCACCGACTCCAACTCGTGGTCGCCCTCAACCTGACCTCGATCGGAGCTCACTtgcatatatatga